The genomic window ACTGGGTTTCATTTTATGCCTTTCAACAAACTTAGCGCTCTGAACAAACATACCACCAGAGCCACAGGCTGGGTCATAAATCCTACCATGATATGGTTCGATTACTTCCACAATGAGTTTTACTAAAGAAGTGGGTGTAAAAAACTCACCACCTCGCTGCCCTTCTGCCATAGCAAATTTGCCGATGAAATACTCATAGATTTTTCCAAACACATCTCCTTCAATATCCATCGGAATGCTTGAAAAGATTTTTAGGAGTGTAACTAAAACATCGTTTTCTAATCTGTTATATGTCTTAGGAAGGACGTCCTTGAGGTCTTCATTTACCACTTCAATATCCTTCATTGCATCATTAATTGCTCGTCCAATATTTTCTCCCTCAGGAAGATTTAATAGAGTTGAAAAACGAGCTTTTTCTGGAAGATAAAGTACTCCCCTGGCTTGATAATCAGCTTTTGTTATTCTTCTTCTGCTCTCTGAATCTTTAACTTGTTTCTCCAATTCCTCCTTTGCGATTGTGAACTTATGGTCTGCATATCTAAGGAAGATAAGGCCTAATACGGGAACTGAATATTCAGAGGATTTCAACTTCGAATTAGCCCTAAGCTGATCCGCTGACTCCCAAAGCCTCTTTTCTATGTTGTTATTAAATAAGCCAGCTTGCAATTTGTTCCCTTCAGCAATTGGTTATTTTTTACCGAATACACGCTTTAGAGCCTGTTCAGCCCTTTCTCTATGTTCAGGTTTAATATGTACTGCGACGGTTGCTACGGCTACAGTTAATGCCCCTAAATCGTCACTGTAACCAACAATAGGAGTAAAATCAGGAATCGCATCTAGTACGGTTATGAAATAACCAAGAGCTCCGATTATAACCGCTTTAGCCCATTTCGGAGTATCAGGATCCATTGCACAAAAAAATAATGTTAATGCAGTTAAAATGAGCCCCCTTCCTGCCTGAAGAGCATATTTAGCAACTTTCGACCAAAATGATTCCTCACTAAATTCCTGACTATAATCTTTTTCTAAGCTTAATCTAAACTTTTTATTACTTACTGGGTCTAATCTAATAATTGGCGGATTTCCCTTTTTCCAAGGAGCTAGTTCGTTGTTAATCATCCATTTCCCGATTTTAGAACTTCGCAGTTCTATACAATCTTCCCAACATGAATTTGAGAGACTTACACTCACTAAATCTTCATTACTAAGCTTGATAATTATTTCATTCCATGACTTCTTAAAATATTTGTCCCTGTCTTCTGAAGATATTCTTATTCCATAGCCTGCTCCAGTGTTATTATCAGGAGACCCATTATTCCAACCGATTGCTTTCATTTTCGATATCACCTAACTAATAATTAGGGATTTTTGGTTTAATTCATAACATTATGACATAAGTGGATGGAAAAAGAACCTTTAAGAAAGAAGAGGTGTAAAAGCTAAATTCGTAACTTATATTCACGACTAACCTGAAAGAATTATTAAAGATATTAGCTTTTTCAAAAAACCCGGTGCCAGGCATGCATATTGGCTTAACGACAACGGGCGAGCCAGAAAAAAGGAAGACTCAAAGCTTTTTAATAAAGGAGAGATTGCCGCGCAATGGCTCGCGATGACATCTTTCTGGATTCCTGATTACTGATTTCAAATAACATTGGGTGGTGGATTGAAGTTATTAAACAAGAGATTCTGAAACGAGTTCAGAATGACGAATCGAAGGAAAGGATACATAATTAGCAGGAGATCGCCACAGGGCTTCGCCCCTCATGGCAGTATAGAATGATTTCTCATAGCTCCTCCGCTTTTACTCACGAGAGGATTCGGGATGACAAGAGGTGGGCGGATCCCCGATTACTGCACTTGGGACAGGGGTACAAATATGTACTAAGGCATTTTATTGCAGGATTTAAGCCCAGGAAGAAATAAGGGCTTTGCTTATTGCAGGATTTGAATTATGGGCTGATAATTGCAGGTTATTGATTAAACCTGCAATAAATGTTACACTTATTGCAGGATAATTAATTTGAGGCCATAGGATAGTGAACCCAAAGGAATTTGAAAATTCTTCGGCGGGAAGATGTATAAACACATTGAGAGGATATTGGGCGTTTGTGCCTAATCCCTTGCCGCCTGAAATGACTTATGATAGAGAGCTTATCCGGCTTCTTTCTGATGCTGACAGATTATTAGGAGAACTATCGGGGACCGGAAGATTACTACCAAATCCCTATCTACTTATTGCACCTTATATAAGACGAGAGGCAGTGTCAAGTTCGCGAATAGAAGGAACCCAAGCCTCTCTTGACGATTTATTCTTCTTCGAAGCTATTGAGTCAGGAGAGCCAAAAGTCCCAGATGTTCGTGAAGTACGCAATTACGTACGAGCAATG from Thermodesulfobacteriota bacterium includes these protein-coding regions:
- a CDS encoding YkvA family protein; protein product: MKAIGWNNGSPDNNTGAGYGIRISSEDRDKYFKKSWNEIIIKLSNEDLVSVSLSNSCWEDCIELRSSKIGKWMINNELAPWKKGNPPIIRLDPVSNKKFRLSLEKDYSQEFSEESFWSKVAKYALQAGRGLILTALTLFFCAMDPDTPKWAKAVIIGALGYFITVLDAIPDFTPIVGYSDDLGALTVAVATVAVHIKPEHRERAEQALKRVFGKK